The window CCGGCGGTCGCGAGCGCGCGGGTCTCGGGCAGGTCGGCGATCGTCCGGGCGCTGATGACGTCCCAGACGTTCACCACCCGCAGGATCTCGGGTGCCTGGTGGAGCGTCTGAAGGGTGCGGGCCTTGTCCTGGGTGCTGGTACCGGAGGTCATACCGCGACGCTACCCGACCCTCACGGTGTCGAGCGCGTCGAGGGCCGCGAGGATCTCGCTCGTCTCGGTGCGCTGGGTGTAGTCGACCTGGATGTCGGCGAAGACGACGGTCCGGGAAGGGTCGAGCACGATCACCGACGGGAACGGGATCGCGGGGGTGTCATCGGCGTTGCTGTCCTTGACGGCGAAGCCGAGCTCGGTGTGGGCCTCCTGCGCGGCGGCGCTCGGCGCGGTGACGATGCCCAGCTCGTGCGCGAGCGCGTTGCCCGGGTCGGAGACGACGGTGTAGCCGAGCTCGCCCTTCTCGACGGCCGCGGCGGTGCCATCGGGGGACTGGGGACTGATCGCGATCAGAGCGACCCCGCGCTCGTCGAGGGCGGGTGCGAGCGACCGCTGGTAGTGGGCGAGGGTGATGTTGCAGAACGGACACCACGCGCCACGGTAGAAGACCAGCACCGCCGGGCGGTCGCCGAGCAGCGAGGCGAGGTCACGCGCCTCCCCCCGCACATCGATCACCGTGGCTGCCGGCAGGGTGTCGCCGACCGACACGACGCCGTCGGGAACACCGGCCTCGCGCAGGTCGCGCTGCTCACCGTCGAAGACCGCGGAGAGTTTCGGGCCGACGGCCTCGGAGAAGCCGGGCACGAACGCGGTGACTTCGTCGGCGATGGTCGTGGGGGAGGTCGTGCTCATAAGTACTCCTCTGTCGAAGATCGGATGTCGGTGGGGCCGCGCGCCGACGGCGGCGTGCTCCGATTATTCGGCGCCCTCCGAAGTGCGGGCTCCGGAAGGCCGGAAATCGCAGTCACGATCCGTAACACTCGGGCGTCAGCCGCTGAACGCGTCGACGAACCGGTCGCGGAAGGCATCCATGCGCCACACCGGCGCATCCACGGACGGGCGGAACCCGGCATCCCATCCCCACGCCTCGATCCGTTCGAACACCGCGGGGTCTTTCGACACGATCGTGACGGGCACGTCGCTGTCGGCATCCGGCCCGCTGACGACACGAGAGGGCTGGTGATCGCCGACCAGCATGAGAACGAGATCCTCGGGGTCGTAGGTCTCGACGAACGACAGGGTCGCACCGAGCGAGTACTCCATCGATTCGGCGTAGTCGGCGCGGGTGCGTCGCTCGTCGGGCCAGAAGCCTGCTGCGGCCGCGTCATCCAGCTGTCCGGCGAAGCGGCTGCCGTCGCCGAGGTCCGCCCACGGCACGAGCCGGGGCGTCGGGCTCCACGGCGTGTGCGACGAGACAAGGGAGACCTCGGCCATGATCGGCGCGCCGTCGCGGCTCAGCTCCTCGTCGAAGAAGCGCTGCCAGGTGAACTGATCGGGCACGCGCGCGAAGCCGAAGGCGGGGCCGGCGTACGCGAGTTCCTGCTCGTCGAGCATCCGATCGAAGCCGTAGAACGCCTCACCCTCCGGCCACGGCTCGGTGTGCGCGGGGTTAACCGTGACCGTGCGCCACCCGGTCTCGCCGAACAGGCGGCTCAGCGTCATCCGCTCACTCGACAGCAGCGCGTCATATTTCTGCTGCGTGTCGACCCACGCGCCGCTCTGCAACGTGCCGTGGGCGAGCCAGCTCACGCCGCCGAAGGTGGGGGAGGTGAGGAACGCGCTCTCGGCGCGGTATCCGTTCTCGGCCAGCCGCGCGGCGCTCTCGTCGATCAGCCGCGTTATGCCCGCCATCTCGTCGGCGTCCGACACCGCGACCTCGCCGTAGCTCTCGACGAACGCGATCACGACGTCCTTGCCGCGGAGCCCGGCGAGGGGGTCGCCGGGAGCGCTACCGGCGAGCGAGTCGTCCTGGAGCGCCCGTTCGAACGCCTCCTGGTCGGGGATGCTCTCCGCCGCCTGCACGGCTTCGCCGACGAGGGTTCTCGTGACATCCGCCGCCGCGACAGCTGCTCCGGTCGGATGCTGCGCCCCGACGACCGACAGGATCACCCACGCGGTCGCCGCGGCGGCGACCGCCATCCGTCCCCGCGCGCCCAGATGCGTCACCGACCGGGCGCACCGCAGCACGCACCGGCCGACCACGAACACGGCGGCAACAGCGACACCAATGATCACGAGCGCTGCGAGGGCCGCGGTGAACGGCCCCACGACGTCCTGCACCACCTTGTAGGCGTTGACGACGGCGCGCCAGTCTTCGGTGGCGGCGAATCCGCGATCGATCGTTCCCCGGAACGTCAGGTCGAGCAGGGCGACGAGCGCCGCGATCACGGTGACCGCCCCGAACGCATACGCGACGACTCGCTGGAAGACGCCGCGAACGGCGACGACGAGCAGCAGCACGAGGATCGTCTCCACCGGCAGCCGCGCCGCGAGGCCCGTGCCGGGATCGAGCGCACCCGCGAGAAGCGGCGCGCCGAGGACCGTCACCCAGGCGAGAGCGGTGACGATCGACGCCCGCCAGGTCACCGGCGCCGGCGGCGCGACACCAGACCCGCCACCGAGGTGACGATTCTGCGGGTGCTGCGCGGCAGCCGTGGCATCCTGTCCGATACCGCGACGCTACCCGACGGGGAGGCCCTGCCCGACGGTGTAGCGGGATCCGTGATGGTCGCTCGGGAGGCGGTCGCCGCGACCGTGCAGCTTCTGCCGCAGGGTGCCGGGCTCGTACGCCTCGGGGTAGACGCCCCGGCGCCGCAGCTCGGGAATGACCCATTTCACGATGTCTTCGAACGTGCCGGGGGTGATCGCGTAGGCGAGGTTGAAACCGTCGACATCCGTCTCGTCGACCCACGCCTGCAGCTCGTCGGCGATCTCTTCCGGCCCGCCCACGATCAGCGGGCCGAGACCGCCGATCGCGCTGTGACGGCCGATGTCGCGGACGACCCATTCCTCGCCATCGTCGTTCGCGGCCTGGAAGTTCGAGACCGTCGACTGGATGGCGTTGCTCTTCACGTTGCCGATCGGGTCATCGAGGTCGTACTCCGACAGGTCGACGCCCATCCACCCCGACATGAAGACGAGGGCCCCCTCTGGGCTGGCGTACTGCAAGAAGTCGGCGTGCTTGGCCCGCGCCTTCTCGGGGGTCTCGTCGGTGATGATCGTCAGCAGGGTGTAGATCTTCGCGGCGTCGCGTGGACGCCCCGCGGCTTCGAGGGCGTCGCGGATGCGCGCGACGGTCGACTTGAGGACGTGCTTGGTGGGGGCGGCGACGAAGATCGCCTCGGCGTTGCCGGCGGCGAACGCGATGCCGCGCGGCGAGGCCCCCGCCTGATAGATCACGGGCGTTCGCTGCGGCGACGGTTCGCTGAGGTGGATGCCGGGGACGGTGTAGTGAGTGCCGTAGTGGCCGATCTCGTGCACCTTGGCCGGGTCGGTAAAGACGCCGGTCCCGCGGTCGCGGACCACCGCGTCATCCTCCCAAGACCCCTCCCAGAGTTTGTAGAGCACCTCGAGGTACTCGTCGGCGACGTCGTAGCGCTGGTCGTGCTCGAGCTGGTCGTCGTGCCCCATGTTCCGCGCGGCGCTCGGCAGGTATCCGGTGACGACGTTCCAGCCGACCCGGCCCTTGGTGAGGTGATCGAGCGTCGACATGCGCCGGGCGAACGGGTAGGGGTGCTCGTACGCGGTACCCGCGGTCACCCCGAATCCGAGGTTCTCGGTGACGGCGGCCATCGCCGACACGAGCAGGATCGGGTCGTTCACCGGCACCTGCGCGCCGTGACGGATCGCGGCCTCGTTCGAGTTGCCGTACACGTCGTAGGTGCCGAGCACATCGGCGATGAAGATGCCGTCGAAGGTGCCCTGTTCGAGAAGCCGTGCGAGGTCGGTCCAGTAGGAGAGGTCCTTGTACCGGGCGGACTGGTCATCGGGATGACGCCACATGCCGGATGACTGGTGCGCGACACAGTTCATGTCGAAGGCGTTGAACCGGATCTGCTTGCTCATGCTTCCAGCATCGGGATGACGTCCGGGGAGGTCGACCGGGCTGTCATCGGGCGTCACACTGCGGGGTGCGCGGCTCGGAGGCCGTTGACGTGGTCTACGACGAGGCGGACGATGGGCGTTGAGGCCAGCCGAGGTGTTCGGTGAGGCCCGACACCGCAGGAACCGGGGGACCGACCATGACCGACGCAGCAGCTCCCAGCCAGGCACGCTCCGTGCTGGCCAGCTTCACCGAGTACGCCGACGCGCAGGCGATGGTCGACAGGCTGTCTGATCAGCAGTTCCCCGTCGAACACGTAGCGATCATCGGCTACAACGTCCGGATCGAGGAGCAGGTGACCGGGCGGATGACGAACTGGACGGCCGCCGGCTACGGCGCCGCCTCGGGCGCTTGGTTCGGCCTTCTCATCGGACTGCTCTTTGGGCTGCTGTCCGACAACATCGCGGCGTGGATCCTGCTGCTGATCCTCGGCCTCGGACTCGGCGCTCTCTGGGGAGCGGTGTTCGGCTTCGTCGGACATGCGGCCACCCGGGGCCGCCGCGACTTCAGCTCCGTCAAGCAGTTCCTCGCGGAGCGGTGGGACGTCACCGTCAGGTCCGACGAGCTGCTGCGGGCCCAGAGCCTTTTGGCGAATACGACGCAGGGCGCGTCGGCGGCTCCGGCCGAGGGTGATCCGGCAACACCGCGGGCGTGAGGGGCGATGTGCGCTCTTGTTCGGGTCCCCTGGAGGGACTCGAACACGTTTTGAGCATTTTGCATAGCGGCGTCGAACAACAACTTCCGCGGATTTACGCGGGTTTTCGAGACCACTGCGACATCCGGCGACGTCCGAAAACAGCCAGCAGCGAATAAGATGCGGCCAAAATGCGGGCAAGAGTTGTTAGTCCTGGAGCAAGCTTCGGGGACATGTCAGAAATGGATGCGGCCAAGTCGGTATTCGCGGCAACCGGAAGAGCACCACTTTGGGCGGTCTGCTCGCAGCGGCTGGTTTTGTTTGGCAGAGTGCTCAGATGGGCTCAAATGCGCGTTAACGCATCCCAATGGTGTCAGCGACCGATCGAGGGCCCCGATGGCCTTGAGCGGACGACAGGTCCGGTGAACTGCTCGCGGAGCTGCTGCTCGCGAGCCTGAACGAGGACCTCCCGACCGGTGGCCTCGTCGACAAGACCCGCAACGCGGGCGCGATTCATCATGCGCGTCGCGGTGCTGACGCTGATGCCGAGCTGTTCCGAGACGAGCTTGAGTGGGCCGTCGTTGATAACGGAAGCGAGCCGGTAGAGCCTGACCGCCTCGCGCAGGTTCTGTTCCTCGGAGCGCGACTCGTCCGCCCGCAGGCGCGCCAGGTACTGTCCGTAGGTCTCCGGCTCGGAGAGATCACCGTCAATGCGGACAACGCGAGCCGCGGCCCACTTGACGATGGCCTGCACTCGGAGGTCGCGCAGCAGCGTGGTGGTCACCTCATCGCCCTGGCCGCTCCGATCCACTCGAATCGACTCAGCCGCCGCCCGCCTCAGCGTCGGGTCGTACACGACGTGCGCGCGCACGGCGCCCGGAATGTCAGGAAGACCAGTCACGACGGCGACCCAGGAGCGTGGAATGTGAATGCCGTCGCCGGCGTCGAGGATCTCGTCGTCGATCAGTTCGATCGAGAGTTCAGGCATGCTGCGAGTTTCCCAGTTTCGGGGAATGCGAGCAAGTGATGACATCGGCCACTCACCGGTGTACAGTGCGTGAGCAAGTGATGACATCTACCAATCAGCGGAGGAGAAGGTCATGAACTCATCGCCGAATTCGCTTGCCCTGACGATGAAGGATGCCGCGAAGCTCGTCGGCGTCGACTACCGCACGATCAAGCTCGGCATCGAGAGCGGGACCATCCCGACGGTCCAGCTCGGCCCGCGCCGGATGATCCCACGCGCCGGACTGCTGCGCGCCTTCGGCGTCGACGCCTGATAGCGGCACGACAGGGGAGGCGGCCCGGCGTCCAAGCGGCCGGCAGGCGCGTCGCCATCCATGTTCGCGCGACGCCCGAACTTGGGGCCCGAGCAGATGCGAAGGCGATCCGTTGGGCCGCGCTAGAGATGCGGCAGCTTTTCGCCGTAGCGCCCGGCATCATCGAAGCATGACGCTCATCGCCGATGCGACGGACCAGACCCCAGGCGCACTGGATCTCGCGGGCGATACAAAGGTCTGGTCGAAGGGCGCTTCATGGCCGATTTTCGGACACGAATCTCACGCCTCCAAACGCGATTTAACTGGCTATCGCTTCCAGTGTCGGAGCCACGATGGCCCACTTCGGTGGGAAGAAGGCGTCGAGCGGTTCGGGTGAGGGGGCGAACTTGGCCTTGATTCGTGTACGCGCGCTCTTCAGATCAGGCAGCGCCTCACGGCAGTACTTGTCCGTTTCGCAAAAGAGGTTCTGCACGTCAATGGCCTGCAGCGGTCGCCCAAACAACCCATTGAATGTCAGGTCGCGGGCTGCAAACTCTTCCTCTTGCCGGTCGACCATCCAGTGCACGACATCGCTGGGGGAGTATTCGCCCGTGCTCTCAAACACCTTCTTGATTCCGCGGAGCGCACCAGGGCCCGGTTGCGTGAAGTCGTTCTCGGAGAAGTCGGTCAACTCGGAGTAATTGAGATCGATCGCCACCTGGTACGACATGAAGTCGCCCATCAGTGGAAACCGGTGCAAAGCGTCGTAAACGTCCTTCAAAGATGACGCCTCAAGGATCTGCTTCTGCAGGTTCTGGATGACGAACATGTCGCGGAACAGCTCGACGTGGTTGAGGTGCTTGATGCCGCGGCCGTACGCGTCCGTCGCGCAGAGGATGAATGCACCCGTGTACAGCCTGCTGTTCTCGGCACGCACGGCATTCAGTGCCTCTTCGAGTCTGTTGCCGCAGAGGTCGTCGATGACGGGCTTGCGCCCGAGATGATGGACGAGGGACCGCCACGTGTTGATGTTGCTGAAAGTTCTGAACAGCACTATCTGGAACGCCAGGTCTTCAGCTGCCGTCGCGTCGTCCACGTAGATTACCTCCTTGATGAGGCCCTGGGAGACGCGGTCCGCAGCGCGGTAGACGTTGCAGAACTTGAACTGACGCAGGATCGCGTCGTCCGTCCATGGCCCAGGCTCGCCCGCGACCCGTCGTTCGTAGACGCGGTGACGCTCGGCGGTGAACCGCCAGAAGATGTCGAACACCTCGTCGCGTGGCTCCGGCGCTATCCGTCCCACGTCAATCCTTCCAGTCCGCAAACTTAACGAGCTCGGCCGCTGCTTCACGCACGACCCAGGGGTTCCTGCGGGCGAGCGTCGCCAAGAGAATCCATGCCGACGACGCCAGCGCTTCCACGGCTGTTGCTCGTTCCGCGGCACTGTTCGTGCCGCCCACTACCTGTGCTTCTACGTGGTGGTACGCGCCCAGGACCATGCTGCGAGCGGCTTCGATATCGATAGTCGCATCGCCGGTCATGTATTGTCTGGCCACGCGCTCGAACCCCTCCACTCCGTCGCTCCACGACGCAAGCCCCGGGTTCGATTCGACGTCTGCAAGGAACGTGCGGTGCTTAACCGCGTACACAAACAGGTCGACGGCGGTGTCGAAACTGACACTCGGCGCCCCGCGCTCGAGGTCCAAGCGTTCCAGGCGATCGACCTTGCGGGCGACGTTCGGCAGGATCGACAGTAGCTCGCCGCGCCGTTTCCAGCTGTCACCGTATGCATCCGCCTTCACGCGATGAAGTGAGACCACGAAGTCGGCGAGATAGACGTCTATCGAAGGAGCGCTCGACAGCGTTTCGTCGCGGGACAAAAACTCTCTGCCGGCAGCGCGGAGACCGAGGTCGGCGACCAAGTCGAAGTGCGAACCTTCCCCACGCTGGTGTGCCCAGTACACGTTCACCATCGTCAGGAAGTCTCGGAGTAGTGGATCGGCGACCTTTGCCAGAGCTTCCGCGTCCAGGCTCCGCCCTCCACGCGCTTGCGCCTCCAATTCGAACCACTGGTTGAGCGCCGCATCAAATTCGACCAGCGGGGTCATGAACTGCGGCGCCGCACCCGCCAGATATGGGTCCTCGGCCAGCGCGTTGCCGAGCATGCGTTCGACTCGCCCGAAGTGGCGCTCGTAGAGATGGAGCGAGCCGATGAAATAGGTAGCGCTCCCTGCCTGTGCACCCGTCCAGAACGACATCATCTCGTGCAGCACGCTCCACTCGAACGTGTTAATGCCGGTGAATCCCCACATCAGATCGTTGCTGCGGACCGTAATCGCGAGGTCCAGGACGTCATCGCGGCACGTGAACTGCAGCCAGTTGGTGCAGGGGATGTCCTTCGACGGCTGATAGTCGAGCGCGGGGTCGAAGATCGACATCACAGCTCGGCGGCTTTGCCGGTCTTGCGTCAGGACGTCGACGACTGCCGTGAGCTGATCTACGCCATGCCAGGCCCGCAACCGGGGACCGTAACCGGCGCGCCAGGTCTTGCCGTCGTCGGAGAAGTCCGCCGCCCGAGGAAGGTAACTCACCAGATCTCCGATGTCGTTCCTGCCGGAAAGGACCCACAGCGTCTCGTAGATCGCGGCGAACGGATTGTTATTGCGGCCGGGTATGACGATGCAGCGTTCGAGTGGATTGAGGAGGGTGATGGTCACCTGGCGCAGCTCACGAGTGACCGCCCCGCGAACGTTGGCCATCTGGCCGCGAGACAAGATCTCTGCGGCCTGCGCAAGAAACGCGGACTGTGCGTTGCGATATTCCATCTCCCCTCCTCCGGTCCAGAGCGTATCGGGGTATGCGCCACTGTCCGCGGATGGCGAGCCGTGCGCTGCGAGGTCTACGTAGTCAGTGGGGTGCGGAAAGACCTGCGCGGGGAAGTGAGGCGACAGTGTTGCATCTCTCGGACGTTCAGCTCGCAGGCCGTCGGAGGACCGCGGATCACGAGGTGGAGGTGATTCCGGTGGATGCTGCCGCCACGCGCAACAGGCTCGTAGAGTCGGCCTCCGCAGGTGCGCGAGGCTTCTCGGGCATCAACGAACCTCGTTACCGGACGCATCACGAACGCTGTAATGCGAGGTTGCCGGCGAGAAATCGCACCCTGATCGTGGCGGGAAACGAAGAAGTTGATGTGAGGCCGAGTGCGACACGTGCGTCGCGGCGGATTCGGAAACTGCGCGACGAATACTAACTCGTGGCTGTTGGAGGCGGCGGTGAATATTGAACCGCCCCTGTCCTGAACGCCACGGACGACGGCTTCGTGCTGTTGCGCTGAACTCCTTGATCGAATCCGGTCTGCGGGAGGTGACTGTTCCGAGTGAAATTCGTTGCGCGTCGCTCAAGATCGCGAGAGCGGGACCGCGTCGGGCCTCTCGGATACGTGGAGCGACGAGATCCAGAGAGGCGAGTTCACCGACGTCTGAGTCCCACCCAGAACGCAAGCATTCTCTCCATCACGCTCCACTCGAGAACGCCAGCGCCCGAGACGGCGATGTGCTCGATGGCCGGTTGCGTGTCAGGTCTGTGCGAACTCGCCCCGAAACCAAGCTCTGGAATGGGCGCCTCTCGGCCATGATAGGGGCGTGGCGCGCATCCTGCATCTCTCCGACCTCCATCTCCACGGTGATCGCGATGACGAATTGGTTGCCGACAACAAGCAGAATGCTGTTCCCGCCTCGGCTCAGGCTTCGGCGGGGGACCGATTGCGCTCGACACTCGAGGCGCTGACACGCGCCGTCAACGAGGACGAACTCGGGCTCGACTGCATCGTCATCTCGGGCGACATCGTTGACCGCAATGATCCCGGTGGCTACCGTCGTCTGCCGGAGATCCTTGCGCCGCTGGTGCCGGCCGTGGTGCCGCCTGAGAGGGTCGTTGTGGTGCCGGGGAACCATGATGTACTCCGCGGAGCGCCACCTTCATCCTCTGAGCGCTATGAGGACTTTGTTCAGCTTCG of the Microbacterium invictum genome contains:
- a CDS encoding helix-turn-helix domain-containing protein, with the protein product MNSSPNSLALTMKDAAKLVGVDYRTIKLGIESGTIPTVQLGPRRMIPRAGLLRAFGVDA
- a CDS encoding sulfatase-like hydrolase/transferase, with product MTWRASIVTALAWVTVLGAPLLAGALDPGTGLAARLPVETILVLLLVVAVRGVFQRVVAYAFGAVTVIAALVALLDLTFRGTIDRGFAATEDWRAVVNAYKVVQDVVGPFTAALAALVIIGVAVAAVFVVGRCVLRCARSVTHLGARGRMAVAAAATAWVILSVVGAQHPTGAAVAAADVTRTLVGEAVQAAESIPDQEAFERALQDDSLAGSAPGDPLAGLRGKDVVIAFVESYGEVAVSDADEMAGITRLIDESAARLAENGYRAESAFLTSPTFGGVSWLAHGTLQSGAWVDTQQKYDALLSSERMTLSRLFGETGWRTVTVNPAHTEPWPEGEAFYGFDRMLDEQELAYAGPAFGFARVPDQFTWQRFFDEELSRDGAPIMAEVSLVSSHTPWSPTPRLVPWADLGDGSRFAGQLDDAAAAGFWPDERRTRADYAESMEYSLGATLSFVETYDPEDLVLMLVGDHQPSRVVSGPDADSDVPVTIVSKDPAVFERIEAWGWDAGFRPSVDAPVWRMDAFRDRFVDAFSG
- a CDS encoding thymidylate synthase, translated to MEYRNAQSAFLAQAAEILSRGQMANVRGAVTRELRQVTITLLNPLERCIVIPGRNNNPFAAIYETLWVLSGRNDIGDLVSYLPRAADFSDDGKTWRAGYGPRLRAWHGVDQLTAVVDVLTQDRQSRRAVMSIFDPALDYQPSKDIPCTNWLQFTCRDDVLDLAITVRSNDLMWGFTGINTFEWSVLHEMMSFWTGAQAGSATYFIGSLHLYERHFGRVERMLGNALAEDPYLAGAAPQFMTPLVEFDAALNQWFELEAQARGGRSLDAEALAKVADPLLRDFLTMVNVYWAHQRGEGSHFDLVADLGLRAAGREFLSRDETLSSAPSIDVYLADFVVSLHRVKADAYGDSWKRRGELLSILPNVARKVDRLERLDLERGAPSVSFDTAVDLFVYAVKHRTFLADVESNPGLASWSDGVEGFERVARQYMTGDATIDIEAARSMVLGAYHHVEAQVVGGTNSAAERATAVEALASSAWILLATLARRNPWVVREAAAELVKFADWKD
- a CDS encoding general stress protein, coding for MTDAAAPSQARSVLASFTEYADAQAMVDRLSDQQFPVEHVAIIGYNVRIEEQVTGRMTNWTAAGYGAASGAWFGLLIGLLFGLLSDNIAAWILLLILGLGLGALWGAVFGFVGHAATRGRRDFSSVKQFLAERWDVTVRSDELLRAQSLLANTTQGASAAPAEGDPATPRA
- a CDS encoding nucleotide kinase domain-containing protein, whose translation is MFDIFWRFTAERHRVYERRVAGEPGPWTDDAILRQFKFCNVYRAADRVSQGLIKEVIYVDDATAAEDLAFQIVLFRTFSNINTWRSLVHHLGRKPVIDDLCGNRLEEALNAVRAENSRLYTGAFILCATDAYGRGIKHLNHVELFRDMFVIQNLQKQILEASSLKDVYDALHRFPLMGDFMSYQVAIDLNYSELTDFSENDFTQPGPGALRGIKKVFESTGEYSPSDVVHWMVDRQEEEFAARDLTFNGLFGRPLQAIDVQNLFCETDKYCREALPDLKSARTRIKAKFAPSPEPLDAFFPPKWAIVAPTLEAIAS
- a CDS encoding LLM class flavin-dependent oxidoreductase — protein: MSKQIRFNAFDMNCVAHQSSGMWRHPDDQSARYKDLSYWTDLARLLEQGTFDGIFIADVLGTYDVYGNSNEAAIRHGAQVPVNDPILLVSAMAAVTENLGFGVTAGTAYEHPYPFARRMSTLDHLTKGRVGWNVVTGYLPSAARNMGHDDQLEHDQRYDVADEYLEVLYKLWEGSWEDDAVVRDRGTGVFTDPAKVHEIGHYGTHYTVPGIHLSEPSPQRTPVIYQAGASPRGIAFAAGNAEAIFVAAPTKHVLKSTVARIRDALEAAGRPRDAAKIYTLLTIITDETPEKARAKHADFLQYASPEGALVFMSGWMGVDLSEYDLDDPIGNVKSNAIQSTVSNFQAANDDGEEWVVRDIGRHSAIGGLGPLIVGGPEEIADELQAWVDETDVDGFNLAYAITPGTFEDIVKWVIPELRRRGVYPEAYEPGTLRQKLHGRGDRLPSDHHGSRYTVGQGLPVG
- a CDS encoding peroxiredoxin-like family protein, with product MSTTSPTTIADEVTAFVPGFSEAVGPKLSAVFDGEQRDLREAGVPDGVVSVGDTLPAATVIDVRGEARDLASLLGDRPAVLVFYRGAWCPFCNITLAHYQRSLAPALDERGVALIAISPQSPDGTAAAVEKGELGYTVVSDPGNALAHELGIVTAPSAAAQEAHTELGFAVKDSNADDTPAIPFPSVIVLDPSRTVVFADIQVDYTQRTETSEILAALDALDTVRVG